A region from the Rosa rugosa chromosome 6, drRosRugo1.1, whole genome shotgun sequence genome encodes:
- the LOC133718758 gene encoding uncharacterized protein LOC133718758 isoform X4, with the protein MSRWFELKLDFPEAILLKKAVRVFTQVAYSDRELPTSMFNNVIPNNADLHLSPTMVLLVSTNSHFRFPEMTTVLAMKPPCSSVSRLWCSKSCRTLCVSLHRLKCLLERNTEDSVTLYGDEGAVDRIFYEIGDDDGIKYSSTLPVISLRDQIQMDPGFVGYEYPMRLGLSSEIFRAFITQSDSHGFKVHARVSQTQVVLRVVNNEMVFRPELM; encoded by the exons ATGTCACGGTGGTTTGAGCTCAAGCTTGATTTTCCTGAAGCTATTCTGCTCAAGAAAGCTGTAAGAGTCTTCACTCAGGTAGCCTATTCAGACCGAGAGCTCCCCACTTCCATGTTCAACAATGTCATCCCCAACAACGCCGacctccacttatctccgaccATGGTCCTACTGGTCTCTACAAACTCGCATTTTCGGTTTCCGGAAATGACCACTGTGCTGGCGATGAAGCCGCCGTGCTCCTCCGTGTCGAGATTGTGGTGCTCCAAGAGCTGCCGCACGCTGTGTGTTTCTCTGCACAGGTTGAAATGCCTACTGGAACGCAACACTGAGGATTCGGTTACTCTTTATGGTGATGAGGGAGCTGTTGATAGGATTTTCTATGAGATTGGGGATG ATGACGGCATCAAATACTCCTCTACGCTGCCAGTGATTTCATTGCGGGATCAGATTCAGATGGACCCAGGGTTCGTAGGATATGAATATCCAATGAGGCTTGGCTTGTCTTCAGAGATTTTTCGTGCCTTTATCACTCAATCGGATTCTCATGGGTTTAAAG TTCATGCCAGAGTGTCACAAACCCAAGTTGTGCTCCGGGTTGTGAATAACGAGATGGTCTTCAGACCAGAG TTGATGTGA
- the LOC133718803 gene encoding uncharacterized protein LOC133718803, giving the protein MASPSPEEEFPDNLWFRLEMNGAQLFQKALRPLFQSAYSDKEYPEEMFLAGKILDDGLMSISKTDGVLLASKATFRSTVYTTLSLPISTFTQFRCRQDRVLRLHLGLLEHRINATVGGYDSDDDVSIRFSGESTNYNTLIYGVRDGGVDGGELETSEIALMNSKPGRVVGHVSKYQLSIEMPAETFMQLIDFLSLYGSAVKATVTNTQIMFCVVNKEVVLRAEAERYKIVHSAGQYPYLLEFGLDQKSAFLNAAILSNIVRLHQLTDSRTVLEVPISALGSLMFYSKLRQ; this is encoded by the exons ATGGCGTCACCGTCACCGGAGGAAGAGTTTCCGGACAATCTCTGGTTTCGTTTGGAGATGAACGGAGCTCAACTGTTCCAGAAGGCCTTGAGACCCCTGTTTCAGTCCGCCTACTCCGACAAAGAGTACCCGGAAGAAATGTTCCTCGCCGGGAAGATCCTCGACGACGGCTTGATGAGCATTTCCAAGACGGACGGTGTTTTACTGGCCTCCAAAGCCACTTTCCGGTCTACTGTTTACACAACTCTGTCGCTGCCGATTTCGACCTTCACACAATTCCGCTGCCGCCAGGACCGCGTGCTCCGCCTCCACCTCGGCCTCTTGGAGCACCGAATCAACGCCACCGTCGGCGGCTATGATTCTGACGACGACGTTTCGATACGCTTCTCCGGAGAGAGCACCAACTACAACACCTTGATCTATGGCGTCAGGGACGGTGGCG TGGACGGTGGTGAACTGGAAACCTCTGAAATTGCACTGATGAACTCGAAGCCGGGTCGGGTGGTTGGGCATGTGTCGAAGTATCAACTGAGCATTGAGATGCCGGCGGAGACTTTTATGCAACTCATCGATTTTCTGAGCTTGTATGGATCTGCAG TTAAGGCCACCGTGACAAATACTCAAATCATGTTCTGTGTTGTCAATAAGGAGGTTGTTTTGAGGGCAGAG GCTGAGAGATACAAGATTGTGCATTCCGCAGGTCAATATCCATATTTGTTGGAATTTGGTCTCGATCAAAAGAGTGCATTCCTGAATGCGGCTATTCTATCAAACATAGTTAGGCTGCACCAGCTTACTGATTCACGCACCGTGTTGGAGGTACCTATTAGTGCTCTCGGCAGCCTCATGTTTTACTCTAAGCTTAGGCAATGA
- the LOC133718758 gene encoding uncharacterized protein LOC133718758 isoform X2 has protein sequence MSRWFELKLDFPEAILLKKAVRVFTQVAYSDRELPTSMFNNVIPNNADLHLSPTMVLLVSTNSHFRFPEMTTVLAMKPPCSSVSRLWCSKSCRTLCVSLHRLKCLLERNTEDSVTLYGDEGAVDRIFYEIGDDDGIKYSSTLPVISLRDQIQMDPGFVGYEYPMRLGLSSEIFRAFITQSDSHGFKVHARVSQTQVVLRVVNNEMVFRPEPGVCEIESDGGRYPFVLKFDLQHKRSVSQCCYAVRDGMDT, from the exons ATGTCACGGTGGTTTGAGCTCAAGCTTGATTTTCCTGAAGCTATTCTGCTCAAGAAAGCTGTAAGAGTCTTCACTCAGGTAGCCTATTCAGACCGAGAGCTCCCCACTTCCATGTTCAACAATGTCATCCCCAACAACGCCGacctccacttatctccgaccATGGTCCTACTGGTCTCTACAAACTCGCATTTTCGGTTTCCGGAAATGACCACTGTGCTGGCGATGAAGCCGCCGTGCTCCTCCGTGTCGAGATTGTGGTGCTCCAAGAGCTGCCGCACGCTGTGTGTTTCTCTGCACAGGTTGAAATGCCTACTGGAACGCAACACTGAGGATTCGGTTACTCTTTATGGTGATGAGGGAGCTGTTGATAGGATTTTCTATGAGATTGGGGATG ATGACGGCATCAAATACTCCTCTACGCTGCCAGTGATTTCATTGCGGGATCAGATTCAGATGGACCCAGGGTTCGTAGGATATGAATATCCAATGAGGCTTGGCTTGTCTTCAGAGATTTTTCGTGCCTTTATCACTCAATCGGATTCTCATGGGTTTAAAG TTCATGCCAGAGTGTCACAAACCCAAGTTGTGCTCCGGGTTGTGAATAACGAGATGGTCTTCAGACCAGAG CCCGGGGTTTGTGAGATTGAGAGTGATGGAGGTAGATATCCATTTGTGTTGAAGTTTGATCTCCAGCACAAGAGGAGCGTTTCTCAATGCTGCTATGCTGTCAGAGATGGTATGGATACTTAA
- the LOC133716671 gene encoding uncharacterized protein LOC133716671, whose protein sequence is MPRWFELNLDRRKEISLKEAVGAMAQVALTDIELAARPQKTDLCVTPEIVALVSRTQAIDAVSMLLMPKPLMSSFECSESRNLQFNLEIFHRQLQLNNRYALILYGEVESMTLRGNQIQSPSVPMTNASIPPLPPTPPHSSSAQPSSSSFPPLLTMEQLQAQNADLHHSIDTLTHHFAAFQSTVLQSILQRSTPPSPSSVSTASSTPTSSHNPQIPFGSFSPATTSWSGLGPSNPPPTYHSPPPHSTPLNTTSSLALSASTTTPLSTPLPVSGPSLSTITSTHQPQFFYPEMPYPYPYPPPLFPYPSPPYPYHPHPFPYPTPLPCPDHTRQPPPPNNHEFRPPKVDLPRFTGDDVVGWLSMAERYLRSHRVPPAEKVATLATHFGPDASMWMSVFELRHPNSSWENFVRAFLEQYGAGSLTDLKSTLSHLQHTASVDDFVNAFKKLACRAPEWGDADLLPIFVGGLRHEIRHDVQALEPQTLNAAQRLARRFEAKLSDARAARPPKPIHWTHSARAIGGPSNSSVLPIRQPNGNNFQNGPAHVCKKPVLAILDCPALCPTEDPSPAIDPSPPEEPPDPIPEIGYPLNSITHTKLGEMMRFQGSLNGSPITIFVDCGSAMNFLNPSIAQRLELPISGISPIHFSSASGHSITPSGLVKNITIQIHYYTFLDSFLLLPVAGCDLLLGAPWLDSLGFVGWHFSEKLMVFTSNGKCHILQGIVNSPMTSPSVAQAEIMGLLPPDQLDLSPIDIGPDSVASVHIKAIQSLLDHFHDLFTPCLGLPPQRPIDHKITLLEGTNPINVRPYRYAHSHKDELEAQVREMLAQGIIRPSTSPFSSPVLLVKKKEGTWRFCVDYRQLNAATVKDRFPIPIVDELLDELHRAHYFSKLDLHSGYHQILMHPEDIAKTAFRTHEGHYEFVVMPFGLSNAPSTFQALMNHIFKPLLQKFVLVFFDDILVYSADLESHIAHLAEVFTILQVNSLKVKLSKCTFGQPTVSYLGHTMSAQGVSMDPTKVQCLLYWPKPTTLKALRGFLGLAGYYRRFIQNFSLITRPLNDMLKVDGFNWSQASEDAFLHLKHAMTTAPVLALPDFSKPFTIAADASGIGIGAVLSQQNHPIAFLSKTLSPKNQLLSVYDKEMLAILFSVEKWRPYVLGRHFTILTNHQTLKHLMDQRITTP, encoded by the exons ATGCCGCGGTGGTTTGAGCTCAACCTTGATCGCCGCAAAGAGATTTCGCTGAAGGAGGCCGTCGGAGCCATGGCTCAAGTAGCCTTAACCGACATAGAGCTCGCCGCCCGTCCCCAAAAGACCGACCTCTGCGTCACTCCGGAGATCGTTGCACTGGTTTCCAGAACCCAGGCTATTGATGCCGTCAGCATGCTGCTGATGCCGAAACCGTTGATGTCTAGCTTCGAGTGCTCCGAAAGCCGGAATCTGCAGTTCAATCTGGAAATCTTCCACCGCCAATTGCAGCTGAACAATCGGTATGCACTCATTCTTTATGGTGAGGTAGAAT CCATGACCTTGAGGGGGAACCAGATCCAATCCCCCTCCGTCCCCATGACCAACGCCTCCATTCCGCCGCTTCCGCCCACCCCTCCCCACAGCTCCTCCGCgcagccatcttcttcttcctttccaCCATTGCTTACTATGGAGCAGCTTCAAGCTCAAAACGCAGACCTACACCACTCCATCGATACTCTCACACATCATTTTGCTGCCTTTCAAAGCACCGTGCTGCAGTCTATCTTGCAACGATCAACCCCTCCCTCCCCCTCCTCCGTGTCCACAGCCTCCTCCACCCCAACTTCTTCCCACAACCCACAAATTCCTTTTGGGTCTTTTTCACCCGCCACCACCTCCTGGTCTGGCTTGGGTCCCTCTAACCCACCACCCACATATCACAGCCCTCCGCCACATTCAACCCCTCTCAATACTACATCTTCACTGGCTCTATCCGCCTCCACCACTACACCCCTATCCACACCGCTTCCGGTCAGTGGTCCCTCTTTATCCACCATCACTTCGACACACCAACCACAGTTTTTCTATCCAGAAATGCCTTACCCATATCCATACCCTCCACCACTATTTCCATACCCTTCACCACCATATCCCTACCACCCTCACCCATTTCCATATCCAACACCTCTTCCTTGCCCAGATCACACCAGACAACCACCTCCTCCCAATAACCATGAGTTCAGACCCCCTAAGGTGGACCTCCCTCGTTTCACCGGTGACGACGTCGTTGGTTGGTTGTCCATGGCTGAGCGTTACCTTCGCTCTCATCGAGTTCCACCGGCTGAAAAAGTAGCCACCCTCGCCACCCACTTTGGTCCTGACGCCTCTATGTGGATGAGTGTTTTCGAGCTCCGTCACCCCAATTCTTCTTGGGAAAATTTTGTGCGTGCGTTCCTGGAGCAATATGGCGCTGGTAGCCTCACCGACCTCAAGTCCACCCTTTCACATCTCCAACACACAGCTTCGGTGGACGATTTCGTCAACGCTTTTAAGAAGCTAGCATGCCGGGCTCCGGAATGGGGAGACGCGGACCTCTTACCCATCTTTGTTGGAGGCCTCCGCCATGAAATTCGGCATGATGTTCAGGCCCTGGAGCCTCAAACGTTGAACGCTGCTCAACGCCTTGCCCGGCGATTTGAAGCCAAGCTCAGCGATGCACGTGCCGCTCGGCCACCCAAACCCATCCATTGGACCCACTCTGCACGAGCAATTGGTGGTCCCAGCAACAGCTCCGTACTCCCTATTAGACAGCCCAACGGCAATAATTTTCAGAATGG CCCCGCTCACGTTTGCAAAAAGCCAGTGCTAGCCATCCTCGACTGCCCTGCCCTTTGCCCAACAGAGGACCCCTCCCCAGCCATCGACCCTTCTCCACCCGAGGAACCCCCTGACCCCATCCCGGAAATTGGGTATCCTCTAAATTCCATCACTCACACCAAATTGGGTGAGATGATGCGTTTCCAAGGTTCACTCAATGGTAGCCCCATCACTATCTTCGTGGACTGCGGCTCCGCAATGAACTTCCTGAACCCTTCTATTGCCCAACGATTGGAGCTTCCTATTTCGGGCATCTCTCCTATACATTTTTCCTCCGCTTCGGGGCACTCTATTACACCTTCGGGCTTAGTCAAGAACATCACTATACAAATCCATTACTACACCTTCTTGGACTCCTTCTTATTACTGCCGGTTGCAGGGTGTGATTTGCTTCTGGGAGCTCCATGGTTGGACTCCTTGGGCTTTGTTGGTTGGCATTTCTCGGAGAAATTGATGGTCTTCACCTCGAATGGCAAGTGCCATATTTTACAGGGTATTGTCAATAGCCCAATGACTTCCCCGTCCGTTGCTCAAGCTGAAATAATGGGCCTGCTACCACCAGATCAGTTGGACCTATCTCCAATCGATATTGGGCCGGACTCGGTCGCATCTGTCCACATCAAGGCTATTCAATCCCTTTTGGACCATTTCCACGACTTGTTCACACCATGTTTGGGCCTCCCACCACAGCGGCCCATTGATCATAAGATTACCTTGCTAGAGGGCACCAACCCTATCAATGTACGCCCATATCGTTATGCTCACTCCCACAAGGATGAATTGGAAGCCCAAGTCCGTGAGATGCTCGCACAAGGCATTATCCGGCCTAGCACTAGCCCCTTTTCCTCACCGGTTCTTTTGGTGAAAAAGAAAGAGGGCACATGGCGTTTTTGTGTCGATTATAGACAACTTAATGCAGCGACGGTAAAGGATCGTTTCCCTATTCCCATTGTTGATGAATTGTTGGACGAGCTACATAGGGCACACTATTTTTCCAAACTGGACTTACATTCCGGGTATCATCAAATACTAATGCACCCCGAGGACATTGCCAAGACCGCTTTTAGGACACACGAGGGTCACTATGAGTTCGTcgtcatgccttttggtttgTCTAATGCCCCTTCTACTTTTCAAGCACTCATGAACCACATTTTCAAACCACTGTTACagaaatttgttttagttttcttcGATGACATATTGGTTTATAGTGCGGACTTGGAGTCCCATATTGCACATCTTGCGGAAGTATTTACAATTTTGCAGGTCAATAGTTTGAAAGTCAAGCTTTCTAAGTGTACATTTGGGCAGCCCACAGTTAGCTATTTGGGTCACACAATGTCTGCCCAAGGTGTTTCCATGGATCCTACAAAGGTCCAATGCCTTCTCTATTGGCCCAAACCCACAACTCTTAAAGCCTTGCGTGGGTTCCTTGGGTTGGCCGGATACTACAGGCGCTTCATTCAGAATTTCAGCTTGATTACCAGGCCCCTCAACGATATGCTCAAAGTTGATGGTTTCAATTGGTCCCAAGCCTCTGAAGATGCCTTCCTTCACCTCAAGCATGCCATGACAACTGCCCCTGTGCTCGCTTTACCAGATTTTTCGAAACCTTTCACTATAGCTGCAGATGCAAGTGGCATTGGAATTGGGGCAGTGTTATCACAGCAGAATCATCCCATAGCATTCCTCAGTAAAACCTTGTCACCCAAGAACCAACTACTTTCAGTATACGACAAGGAAATGCTTGCAATCCTCTTCTCTGTGGAAAAATGGCGCCCTTATGTTTTGGGAAGACACTTCACGATTCTCACTAACCATCAAACTTTGAAACACTTGATGGATCAGAGGATTACTACCCCTTAA
- the LOC133714217 gene encoding uncharacterized protein LOC133714217, with the protein MWRWFDLRLEAPKAISLKEAVGAMAQVALTDIELDGSPQKANLCVTPETVALVSKTQATDAVSVLLMPKQLMTSFKCYESRNLQFNLEILHRQLQLNNRHALILYGEVESKDMLGYEDPDEPGDHVIFYELENGPDRMIHSFKMPLLSWNRDAMDLRFLANQYPVRLGLSSARFCELITDMDSFGCTVHATLFENEVLFRVVNYERVFPTEPSRCETESDHGFPCALKFGIQHIKALLNAATLSEMIWIWSSDKFTLLSFPIDGLGKLFFGHYKFTTI; encoded by the exons ATGTGGCGGTGGTTCGACCTCAGGCTTGAAGCTCCCAAAGCGATTTCGCTGAAGGAGGCCGTCGGAGCCATGGCTCAAGTAGCCTTAACCGACATAGAGCTCGACGGCAGCCCCCAAAAGGCCAACCTCTGCGTCACTCCGGAGACGGTCGCACTGGTTTCCAAAACCCAGGCTACTGATGCCGTCAGCGTGCTGCTGATGCCGAAACAGTTGATGACGAGCTTCAAGTGCTACGAAAGCCGGAATCTGCAGTTCAATCTGGAAATCCTCCACCGCCAATTGCAGCTGAACAATCGGCATGCGCTCATTCTTTATGGTGAGGTAGAAAGTAAGGATATGCTTGGCTATGAAG ATCCTGATGAACCGGGTGATCATGTGATTTTCTATGAGCTTGAGAATG GTCCTGATAGGATGATTCACTCCTTTAAAATGCCACTGCTTTCATGGAATCGGGATGCGATGGACCTAAGATTCTTAGCAAATCAATATCCAGTGCGCCTTGGCTTGTCTTCAGCGAGATTTTGTGAGCTTATCACTGATATGGATTCTTTTGGGTGTACAG TTCATGCCACACTGTTCGAAAATGAGGTTCTTTTCCGTGTAGTGAATTACGAGCGTGTCTTCCCAACAGAG CCCTCAAGATGCGAGACTGAGAGTGATCATGGATTTCCGTGTGCGTTGAAGTTTGGTATCCAGCACATAAAGGCGCTTCTCAATGCCGCTACTTTGTCAGAGATGATATGGATATGGTCCTCGGATAAGTTCACCTTGCTCAGCTTCCCAATTGATGGCCTGGGTAAACTTTTCTTTGGccattacaagtttacaactaTATAG
- the LOC133714422 gene encoding putative F-box/LRR-repeat protein 9, protein MFPSTTKRSSKTLMAPRVGTHVKRCLSRQDWTELPGVVTASILSHLGDIESLTVAEMVCKTWREICKDPMLWRTIDFMSNHTKFMFGPPLRYDIVKMCRRAIHRSSGSFVYVNVDYFCNNELLKYITNSSAGFIRHLSLFNCGIITDEVLCEAAVRLPVLEELDISMCKFSSKALQVVGRCCPLLKSFKFNTPNGRKSSRQYYSDEDAVAISGTMHGLVLLEIRRNELTCNGLETILDCCPQLEILDLRKCKNLRYMSTDLEIRCVERIKKLWLRGPIDPSSISDLNLVGKPCY, encoded by the exons ATGTTCCCCAGCACTACTAAACGATCGAGCAAAACCCTGATGGCCCCAAGAGTTGGAACCCACGTAAAACGATGCCTGAGCCGCCAAGACTGGACGGAACTTCCGGGCGTCGTTACGGCATCGATACTGTCACATCTCGGAGACATCGAGTCCCTGACGGTGGCTGAGATGGTGTGCAAGACGTGGCGTGAAATCTGCAAAGACCCTATGCTGTGGCGCACCATCGACTTCATGAGCAACCATACAAAGTTCATGTTCGGGCCGCCGTTGCGTTACGATATAGTGAAGATGTGCCGCCGCGCCATACACCGTAGCTCCGGTAGTTTTGTCTATGTCAACGTCGACTACTTTTGCAACAACGAACTGTTAAAGTATATCACCAACAG TTCAGCTGGATTTATTAGACACCTCAGTTTGTTCAATTGTGGCATTATAACTGATGAGGTGTTGTGTGAAGCAGCTGTGAGACTTCCAGTTTTGGAGGAACTTGACATTTCGATGTGCAAATTCTCCAGTAAAGCTCTACAAGTAGTTGGGCGCTGCTGCCCTCTTTTGAAATCATTCAAATTTAACACCCCGAATGGAAGAAAGTCTTCCAGGCAGTATTATAGCGACGAGGATGCAGTTGCTATATCAGGAACCATGCATGGTTTAGTCCTCCTTGAGATCCGTAGGAATGAGCTGACTTGCAATGGCTTGGAGACAATTCTTGATTGTTGTCCTCAACTCGAGATCCTTGATTTGCGCAAGTGTAAAAACCTGAGATATATGAGCACAGATTTAGAAATAAGATGTGTTGAAAGAATTAAGAAGTTGTGGCTCCGCGGCCCGATCGATCCCTCTAGTATATCGGACTTGAATTTGGTAGGCAAACCATGTTAttaa
- the LOC133716672 gene encoding uncharacterized protein LOC133716672 — translation MSADSWETAPASPEEEVMSEAAAAAASSSSEEVVEDTNSDETQTTIASSSSSSAEKRQNLWFYAELNQVRLLQRALRPLFQTAYTDREYPDDMFLAGHIRDAGHVCISPDGILLICTTSFPPHLDAYLQLPLATFSAFRCRKERVLDLHLRLLENRINSTVDDYEDDDGISVCFSGAKPNYNALLYSLRDRDAVAVHSSEMALISSYQGSLAGLDWSDYSYIVSIEMPAQIFKELINSLSFYGFEVHADVTATRIMFRVVNKVVILEEGAERYRILRERGQYPFLLEFGLHHKSAFLNAASLSDRVRLHQLLDLRTVFEVPVNGLGSIMFCSRL, via the exons ATGAGCGCCGACTCATGGGAGACGGCGCCGGCTTCACCGGAGGAGGAGGTCATGTcggaggcggcggcggcggcggcgtctTCATCATCGGAGGAGGTTGTGGAAGACACAAACTCTGATGAAACTCAGACCACCATCGCGTCATCGTCGTCGTCCTCGGCGGAGAAGAGGCAAAATCTCTGGTTTTATGCGGAGCTGAACCAAGTCCGTCTTCTCCAGAGGGCCTTGAGACCTTTGTTTCAGACTGCCTACACCGACCGAGAGTACCCTGACGACATGTTCCTCGCCGGACATATCCGCGACGCCGGCCACGTCTGCATATCGCCGGACGGGATTCTTCTGATCTGCACAACCTCTTTCCCGCCTCATCTTGACGCCTATCTCCAACTTCCTCTCGCAACCTTCTCCGCCTTTCGCTGCCGCAAGGAGCGCGTGCTGGACCTCCACCTCCGCCTCTTGGAGAACCGAATCAACAGTACCGTCGACGATTATGAAGACGATGATGGCATTTCTGTATGCTTCTCCGGAGCGAAGCCGAACTACAACGCCCTGCTCTATTCTCTGAGGGACA ggGATGCTGTTGCCGTGCACAGCTCTGAGATGGCGCTCATTTCCTCATATCAGGGTTCTTTGGCGGGATTGGATTGGTCGGATTACAGTTATATAGTGAGCATTGAGATGCCGGCCCAGATTTTTAAGGAACTTATCAATTCTCTGAGCTTTTATGGGTTTGAAG TTCATGCCGATGTGACAGCGACTCGAATTATGTTCCGTGTAGTCAATAAAGTGGTTATTCTGGAGGAAGGG GCTGAGAGATACCGGATTCTGCGTGAAAGGGGTCAATATCCATTTTTGTTGGAATTTGGTCTCCATCATAAGAGTGCATTCCTGAATGCGGCGAGTTTATCAGACAGAGTTAGGCTGCACCAGCTTTTGGATTTACGCACTGTGTTTGAGGTACCTGTTAATGGACTCGGTAGCATCATGTTTTGTTCTAGGCTTTAG